gccttACGCACTCGCTCGACTGGATCCTgctcaggagctgccccagcttctcccagacacagccctggcttttaaaacagagctgctccttgcaCAAGAGGGGAAATTTTAAAGGCAGGGATCCCATTCTCCAAGCTGAGggaaaaataaggtttttttacCTCGTCCAGCTCCTCCAACCCCACGgcccttctgctgcttctgctgctgcatcccACCACGGCCTCTGCCCTTGGACACCACCTCCTCCTTCACCATGTCAATGATTTCGTCGGGGATCCGCAGGTATTTGATGGTGCTGCCACGGATGTAGCACTCTGGCATCCTCCAGAACTTGTCCCCGTCCTGTTGGGGAGCAACACGTGAGGCCACGAGCAAAACTTCCTGATTTTGGGTCACTTTTAGGGATTTTGAATTTGTCCCTGTCCTGTTGGGGAGCAACACATGAGGCCACAAATAAAACCTGCTGATTTTGGGTCATTTTAGGGATTTTGAAtttgtccctgtcctgctggagAGCAACACGTGAGGCCATGAACAAAACCTGCTGATTTTGGGTCATTTTAGGGATTTTGAActtgtccctgtcctgctggagAGCAACACGTGAGGCCACAAGCAAAACCTGCTGATTTTGGGTCACTTTTAGGGATTTTGAGCATTTCTGGAGAGGGCAAGACCTCCAGCAGTCTTTGCTGGGAGCATTTTCTGTAACCAGCTGTGAAAAATGGGGGGTTTAACTCCCCAAAACACAGAGCCCCACAGACAACTGCAGTTTCAATTTGTTCCACAGCTCCCTCAAACACTGGCAGAAAATGTCAGAAGAAGAGGGTGAGGAAACAAGGcccttcttccctccccacACGAGAAGGGAATTGAAAGTGGGACAAGAGACACGAGTTAAAAATGGTGGTGAACAACCaattctggttaaaaaaaaaaaaaaaaaaaaaaaagcagctgtggcCAGGATTCTTCTCCAGCTGGGAGTCACCCCACTCCTTCACTCCTCTGGGGTGTGGAAGGAGCAGCgaggcagctctggagccagctggcTGTGAGATGTGAGcctccagagcagctgagggaaataAGGAGcttatacattatatatttatttaaaagaaaaaaaaaaaaaaaaaaatcttcaggttTCGGAGCAGCCACCTCCCTGCGCTGCTTTTTCAGGCAGCttcaggattttcctgggataCCACGGGCTTCCTtagggctcagcccagcagggtTTCAGCGAGTGGGAATAAGAACCCAGAGCTGAACAACAACTCCCTGGCCATGATGTAAGTGGGaggagggactgggagctggctccagcagggcctggctgcagctgggatggcTCCAGCCCAACCATCCTCATGTGGAGCAGGCGCCTGCAGCGTCCCGGGAGAGGAGGTGAAACCAGCACGCCCCGTTCCTGCTCTCCGGGGACTCAGCAGCCTCCCCACACCCCTTTGGGGAGTTAtttggggcagctctgcctgcacggGCAAGCCCAGGAGAGACGAGGCAGAGGAGCAACAATTCCCCTGCAAAGAGACACCCGGGCAAACCCCGCCCTGCCTTGGATGTGCCTGGCTGCTCCTTGGCTCGGGATGCAGGAAGGGATGGAGCTCCAGGCTCCGTCGCTTCCTCGTTCCGGCCTCCCCCGAGTAAACAAGAGGCTCCCGGCTCGTTGTCCCGTGCCATCTAGTggccagtgccaccagtgccaccagtgccacccgGCAGGTCCCATCCTCACCCGGGCTTTGGAGGCACCTGAGGTATGCCACCCATAGCTCTGTGTCTGCCTGGGCACGTCCCTAAAATCCTGGAATATCCTGGAAGGgaatcatccagtccagctcctggccacgcacagggcaccccaaaaactcccaccctgtgcccaggaGTTTCGTGTGAGCGAGGCTGACATCCCACAAATGAGGCAAGAAGAAGGAATTAAGCTCTTTTCGATGGAATTAAGGtggtttttttgctgtaaaacCACTTTTTACAGGGATGATGCTGCCACGTTATCCCACTTCTTCCTCCTTTGTCACTTCTGGATGGAGTTTGTGGCAAAGCTACTGGGAATTCCATGGTGCCTTTTAGTACAGTTGCCCGGGgaattaaatctatttttctcCCCACCACGTCTCTCTCCCCTTCAGAGCTCTGAGATTAATATCttctttcaaatgcttttaaattaaatcacaAACTCCAATCAAccgtggaatcatggaatggacCCAAAGATCGTCACAATTCCACACCTCCCACTATTctcaggtggctccaagccctgtccagcctggccttggacactccagggatccaggggcagccacggctGCTCTGGGGATTTCATCCCAAaccctcaccaccttcacagggaggaattccttcccaaaatcccacctaaCCCCGCCCTCCCCCCATCATtccatcccttgtccaaagtTTCTTTCCGTGTTTTTGTCggccccttcaggcactggaaggcccCAGTGAGGtgaccccaaagcttctcctctccaggctgaacaaccccagttctcccagccttttcccacaggagagctgctccatccctctgatcatcttggaCTCGCTCCAACATCCCCACGTCCTTCTGGGTGATCCCTCCCTATAaaacctgagctgctgctcttcccaggcAGAGCACTGAGCCTTTGGAAGCAAATTtccaaggagaaggaagaaatttccTGTTTTGGGTACGGGGAAGGCTTTGCTGTCACCTCCTCTGAGCCCCCCTCCCGCTAAATTCAACAGCAGTTCCTTGTCCCACCATGACCCAGCCACAAATTCCAAAATTCCACCCCAAAACTCCCTGCAAACCCCACTCAGGGTGTCTCCTCTGTCACACTGATGTGCCCCCAGCAACACCACTCCAAATTCCTGTCGTGGAGACTGCAGGAACCAGGGGGTTTGCAGGGGGAATTTTGGAAGAACAAGGACCTGGCATTCCAGGGCTGGGCAAGCAAAACAACAGCTGGATTTCCATCCACCTGTGCTTCCCACAGGGACGAGACCAGACATTTCTGATGGAGGTCAAAGCCCAAAACACAGATCCCAATCTCCTGGAGCAACTTTGGCCAAGGGCAAAGGTCCCAGACAGCCTCAGTGGGTGAACTCAGTTGGAtgtggagaggggagggaatAAAAGAGGTTGGAGGGAATAAAAGAGATTGGAAGGAATAAAAGAGATTGGAGGGAATAAAAGAGATTGGAAGGAATAAAAGAGATTGGAAGGAATAAAAGAGATTGGAGGGAATAAAAGAGATTGTGGTGTTTGAGGCTGCCTGGGACAGGTAAAGGCTCTGTTTTTTGGGAAACCTGGATCAGCATCACAGCACGTGACCCCCCCCACTCCTCACCCAGGGGGATGAGGGACCCCAGCCCCTCATCCTGTGATGTGCAGTCACCCGCACACATACACAAGGCTGCTCCTTCGTTATGGGCGCTGTCAATAATTAAATGGACGTTATCAATAATTACATTAAATCTGCATTTCAGGCTTCCATAGGAGCGATGTGAACgacagcagagccagcctggctgcagggacagagctggggagcCTCTGGGGACAGATTCTGGGGTGACAGTGCTGTCTGCTCCCGGGTGCTCCCCGCGGACACTGCCGTGGGTGACCCCTGCCCGGTACCGGTGCCGGTGCTCCAGCCTTACCCGTGATGTGCAGATGACCTCCCGCAGGTTGATGTTCATCCAGTTGTCGCAGCTCACCAGGTGCCCGTTGTACGTCTCCCCGTTCTTCAGCTCCACCAGCTGCGGGAGAACAGCAGTCACGGGGCGCCGGCCCAGCGCCGGTACCGGGACGTGCCCGGTGTCACCCgcgaggggagcagggctgggccgCGCGGCCGGTACTCACCATGGGGTGGTTCTGCGCCGTCTTCAGCAAGGACAGGGGCAGCTACGaggggaagagaggagaaaggCCTCAGGCACCGACCGACAACGGGACACCGGCCGGGGCACCGACCCGAGCACCGAGCGGGGTACCGGGCACGCCATCCCTGGCGGGGGGGAAGAGACGAGCCAGACCCTCCCCTCCGCTCCAGCCTCCTCCCAAGCCCGGTTCCCGGTTCCCCGTTCCCGGTGCCGCCGCTCACCATCGTGCCGgaccgggagccgccgccgcgccgggcGCTGCCGCTCAAACCGCCCCCGGCTCCGCGCGGGGCCAATCAGAGCGCGGCGCGGTCCCGCCGCGGCCAATCAGAGCGCGGCGCGGTCCCGCCGCGGCCAATCAGAGCGCGGCTCacggcccggccgcgccgcgccgcccggTCCGCGCCTTTGCGGCGGCACCGCCCGGGACGGGACGCGCCGGGACGGGACGAGACGCGCTCCGGACCTCCCGGTACCGCGGCCGCGCTTCGTGCTCCCCCGCAGCCAGGCAGGGAACCCTCGGGAGGCTCAAGGTGAGCGTTTTGTTtaaccaaccccccccccccgccgcgcCGGGTCCCGCGCTGAGGCGGGCGAGCGGGAGCCCCTCGGGCTGCGCCGCGCACGGAGGGTCGCGGTGCTCGGTAACGGGGGAAGGGCTGCAGGCCGTCCCGCGGCGGGACTTCCGCCGCGGCGGCGGAAGCGGCGGGTCCGggctgcgcggggcggggcggggcgggcggcgcggggcggggccgcgctcagtgcggggcggcggcggcggcggcggcggcaccggacgggacgggacgggacgggacgggacggagCCGCGATGGAGAAGCCGCGGCGGGCGGTGGTGGTGACGGGTACGGGGCGGCTCTGGGGGGAGGCGGTGagaggggaaatggggggatTGATGGGGGGACCCCCTTTCCCTGCGGGGGGATTGgaggggacatttgggggaGCCCCTCCCCGAGGTGAGGGGGGGGCTTCCAGGGGAGGGTAGATCTGGGGGGGGGTAAAGGGGTCTGGGGGTGTAGGTGGGGAACCCCTGCTCtgtagggaggaggaggaggtttgGGGGTCCTTTTCCTGACCTAAAGTGGCCGGGGGTAAGTGTAAGACCCCTCCCCGAAGTGATGGGGGGCTTGGAGGGTGCTGCTGGTCCGTGATGAGGAATCTGGGGGAGAGGGGTAATTTTGGGGACCCCTTCGCCTTggagggggcagctggggagcTCTTCCCCGAGATCGTTGGGGGATAAGTGTGGGACCCCCTTCCCTGAGGTGAGGGGGGGTCTGCTGTCCCATCGGAGGGTGACTGGGGGCATGGGGAGCGGGGGCTGTCCCCTCGGGGGGCTGTTTCGGGGGGCTGTCCCCTGTGTGGGGTGATAAATGGGGCGCAGGGCAGAGTCTGGGCGGCTTTGGGGCTGGACTGCTGTGGGTCAGGGGTGTcagagctggggggggggggtgcagCGGTGAGGGGCTTTTTTAACCCTTACCCAGCCAGCGGGCACTTGGCTCCCCTTTTTCCCATGCGTGACCCCCATCCCGAAGGTTTTCTCTTTGCCGAAAGAAGGGAATCGAGCCTCCCAAGGAGCAGGAAAACCAATTCGGGGCgcagggtgggggggggaatcGCCTGCTGGCCACCCCACCCTGAGCTCCCAAAACGTGGGGGCTGCTCCCCAAAACACCCCCGAGGCGCGGCAGAAGCGCCCCGGGGGAAGAATGAGCGCAGGCGGCGAGAGGCCCCGGCGTTGTCAGGCTCTTCCCGGGGTACAAAGGCAGCTCGGGGTGATTTGTGGGTGAGGCCGTCCTGTGACAAATGGGGAACTCGCCCAAACTATTCAGGTCTCCCCCCCCAGCAGCTGAAGGCGAGGCCGTTTGAATAGCGGGGCAGCCGTAATCACAGGCAAAAGTGCCTTTTCCAGGGAATGGTTGTGGGGAGCCAAAGGAGCAGGTGGCAAATCCTGCCTTTCCCAAGCCCAAATCCAGCGTGGAGCGGCGGTGACTAAACAGAAAACTTGCGTCAGGAAACGTTCTGCTGCTCGCAAGGCTCCTCCAcgctccttttttttttttttttttttttttcccctttttttttttttttttttttttttaataaattccaGGGAATTCTGGTTTGCAAAACGCAGCGGTTGCCTTGTCAGCCCTGGCCCTGTTTGATAACGCCACGCGGAATTCCGTTTAAAACCGGGGACGGTGTCGTGTTCCCGGTGGGTTCCCAGCCTGCGCTGCCCGAGGATAAGAGTCATTTGTGCACAATCTCTTTTTTAGAACTCGTTAAGGAGATAATCCCATCACGATCCCCTGcagctggttttgctgcttAAGGAGCCTCGGAGGGCCCCGTGGTGGATGTGCCGTGCTCCGTGGGGTTGGATGCTGCCCACAAAGTTCCCTCTGTTCCCGGGAAGGGATAACCCCGGGGATCTGGGCAGGAGATGAGTCAGAGCAGCGAGATCCAACTGTGCCAGTTGGATTTGGAATTTGGAGCAAGGAAATCGTGCCCTGTGCCCGGGCACCTGTAGAATTTCAGCCTCTCCGTGGCTGAGTCGTTAAAATTCGGATTTCGTTTCTTCCATGGGATTGTCACGCTTTGTTTAGGAATCCAGCTTAGCAGGTCTCAACGTTTGCTTCCAGAGAGTCGTGTGGGACTCGCAGAAACAGCTGGGAAGGCATTAATTTGCCTCGTTCCCCTGTCATAGTTTGTCTCAcacccctgcagctctgctcgCGGGGAAACACCCCCAACATTTTGGATTTTGTGGGAATATTTATTCTGGCGAGCCGGCAACGCCGGGTTGAGATCCACGGGCGTGGAATCgggaaattcctccctgtgcaGCATCACCTCAGCCTGCCCGGGGAGGGCAAATCCAGCATTTCCATTAAGGTGTCATCTGATATTTGTGGTCCCTCTCGGATCCTTTCAGGGCAGAATTTATGTCTCCTAATTGCACGAGGCTCCGAGGGCACCgctgacattttaaatgaaagcataTCGACGTTACGCCCAGATAAATTGCCCAACCTTTGTGTGCTtgctcaggggaaaaaaagaagaaaaaagatgttATGGATTACCAGTTAAGTCCAAAGTTATTCATTAGGAATTTAGAGGTGCTGAAGGAAGTATTTTTGATAACGCCTTGGTAGCCTTTGCTGTGGTGTGGGTGGGTTGTCAACAGCTCTGTTTATTTCCTTGTGAGGTGTAATTAATGCTAACGAAGATCTTGGAGGAGACCCTGAGTGGAGAAGGAAAATTTGAAGCATCTGCTGTGGGCTGAAGAAATCAGGAATAGAAAATCCAATCATGATTCTAATTCTGTGGCGTCGGGCAAGTTAGCTGGTGATAACGAATTTTTCTAACCTGGGCAGGAAGGAAAATTCTTCTccccaagaaaaaaacaagtttcttTTCAAGGAAGTTATTGTTTTCCTTCACTGTACAAGGCTCTAGTTGAAATATTTTAGTGCAGGTGTCTTGTTTGATAGTCAGGTGTAAAGGAATAAGGACTGAGAGGTAGAagtggggttgggttttttgggttttttttggggggggtggttggtttttttttggttttttttttttttttttgttttggggtttttttttttttgttttttgttttttgttttgttttgttttgttttgttttgttttgttttgttttgttttgttttctttcaggagaACTAAACCAGGAAAGCCCAAACCTCTTTGCAACTTCAAGTTGAGTCAaatctgtgcatttttcttctcttgcaggGTTTGGGCCGTTTGGAGAACACGCTGTGAACGCCAGCTGGATTGCAGTCCAGGTAACCCCTGAATCTTCCTCTTAGGAAGTGTCAAAAGAGGGGACAAATCCCTACAAATTTGGGGTTTCAGCTCTTTTTATCACTTACAACTTCTTCTGGAGCTCTCTGCAGATACCCAGATGGTCAGCTGGATAATGTTTGATTCCCTGCTCAGAAAACAATCCCTTAGCTGGTGGAGTTTAATGAGATTTGGTTAATGTAGCTGAGGCAAGTAAGGAATTCCCAGCTTTGGATGCTTTTAAATGGGGCAGGGAGCTTGGAATCTTCCTCAGCCCTGGAGAATTCCAAATAAACAAAGCAACTGACCGACCCAGAGCAATctggatgttttttttctctcagttctCACTTGAAGCTGGGCCAGTTGGTTCACCTTTAAACCAAAGATTCATCCCTGAGAGGAGACTTCCAGCTGGAGGTTTTGTGGAGTTGTGTGTCAGGAATCTGATT
This sequence is a window from Vidua macroura isolate BioBank_ID:100142 chromosome 26, ASM2450914v1, whole genome shotgun sequence. Protein-coding genes within it:
- the LSM4 gene encoding U6 snRNA-associated Sm-like protein LSm4, encoding MLPLSLLKTAQNHPMLVELKNGETYNGHLVSCDNWMNINLREVICTSRDGDKFWRMPECYIRGSTIKYLRIPDEIIDMVKEEVVSKGRGRGGMQQQKQQKGRGVGGAGRGVFGGRGRGIPGSGRGQQEKKPGRQSAKQ